One genomic region from Mesorhizobium terrae encodes:
- the mnmA gene encoding tRNA 2-thiouridine(34) synthase MnmA, with protein MNSLDLPGRPENTRVVVAMSGGVDSSVVAGLLKREGYDVVGVTLQLYDHGAATHRAGSCCAGQDIDDARRVSETLGIPHYVLDYEERFRKAVIDPFAESYVAGETPIPCVSCNQTVKFADLLATAQDLGADALATGHYIRSKANGAHRSLYRPVDADRDQSYFLFATTQAQIDYLRFPLGGLPKPEVRAMAEEMGLVVATKQDSQDICFVPQGKYSDIIAKLKPTAANPGDIVHIDGRVLGRHEGILRYTIGQRRGIGIASGEPLYVVHLDADRSRVIVGPREALETHKIYLRSMNWLGDGGLADIPAGGLELFAKVRSTRPPRPAVLHHRNGSTWVELADGESGIAPGQACVLYSDDGNEARVFGGGFIERSERGAEAEAMLSKLAARPSNIAAE; from the coding sequence ATGAACAGCCTGGACCTTCCCGGACGTCCCGAAAACACGCGCGTCGTCGTTGCCATGTCTGGCGGCGTCGATTCCTCCGTGGTGGCGGGATTGTTGAAACGCGAAGGCTACGATGTCGTCGGCGTCACGCTGCAGCTTTACGACCACGGCGCGGCAACCCATCGCGCCGGTTCCTGCTGTGCCGGCCAGGACATCGACGATGCGCGGCGCGTTTCCGAAACGCTCGGCATCCCCCACTACGTGCTCGATTATGAGGAACGTTTCCGCAAGGCTGTGATCGATCCCTTCGCGGAGAGTTACGTTGCCGGCGAAACGCCGATCCCCTGCGTCTCCTGCAACCAGACCGTGAAGTTCGCCGACCTTTTGGCGACCGCGCAGGACCTCGGCGCCGACGCGCTGGCGACCGGTCACTATATTCGTTCGAAGGCCAATGGCGCGCACCGCTCCCTCTACCGGCCGGTCGACGCCGATCGCGACCAGAGCTATTTCCTGTTTGCCACCACACAGGCGCAGATCGACTATCTTCGCTTCCCGCTCGGCGGCTTGCCGAAGCCCGAGGTTCGGGCGATGGCCGAAGAAATGGGGCTGGTGGTTGCCACCAAGCAGGACAGCCAGGACATCTGCTTTGTGCCGCAGGGCAAATATTCCGACATCATCGCCAAGTTGAAGCCGACGGCCGCCAATCCGGGCGACATCGTCCATATCGACGGCCGCGTGCTTGGGCGCCATGAGGGCATCCTGCGCTATACGATCGGCCAGCGCCGCGGCATCGGCATCGCCTCCGGCGAGCCGCTTTACGTCGTGCATCTCGATGCCGATCGCTCGCGCGTCATCGTCGGCCCGCGCGAAGCGTTGGAAACCCACAAGATCTATCTGCGCTCGATGAATTGGCTTGGCGACGGCGGGCTGGCCGATATTCCCGCCGGTGGGCTCGAACTCTTCGCCAAGGTCCGCTCGACACGACCGCCCCGCCCCGCCGTCCTGCATCACCGCAACGGCAGCACCTGGGTCGAGCTCGCCGACGGCGAATCCGGCATCGCGCCGGGTCAGGCCTGCGTGCTCTATTCCGACGATGGCAATGAAGCGCGCGTCTTCGGTGGCGGTTTCATCGAGCGGTCGGAGCGCGGCGCCGAGGCGGAAGCCATGTTGAGCAAGCTGGCCGCAAGACCTTCCAACATCGCCGCCGAATAG
- a CDS encoding DUF1153 domain-containing protein produces MTDLVRPRVKYVIGPDGSPLTIADLPPTNTRRWVIRRKAEVVAAVRGGLLSLDEACQRYKLTTEEFLSWQASIDEYGLAGLRTTRIQQYRH; encoded by the coding sequence ATGACCGATCTGGTTAGACCGCGAGTCAAATATGTTATCGGGCCTGACGGCAGCCCGCTTACAATTGCCGATCTGCCGCCAACGAACACGCGTCGCTGGGTCATTCGGCGCAAGGCGGAAGTGGTTGCTGCGGTGCGGGGCGGATTGCTCAGCCTCGACGAAGCCTGTCAGCGCTACAAGCTCACCACCGAAGAATTCCTTTCCTGGCAAGCATCCATCGACGAATATGGCCTGGCCGGGCTGCGCACCACGCGCATTCAGCAATACCGGCACTGA
- a CDS encoding NADP-dependent oxidoreductase gives MQAISQTSVGGPEILTLVTRPVPTPGAGDVLVRVRAAGVNPVDIAVRAGWYPLLGEPPYTIGWDISGIVEQIGPGVTDFAIGDEVFGMPRFPKEAAAYAEFVIAPASELSFKPKKIDHAHAGGLPLAGLTAWQALVGAGNIKHGQRVLIHAAAGGVGHLAVQIAKARGAHVVATTSPAKVDFVRSLGADEVIDYTTTDFADVANDIDLVLETIGGENAERSLKTLKSNGTLISLIGISDKAKATAKELGIRNEHISVVPDREALEELSRLIEAGKLAVQMAKTFPLAQAGAAHTFLGTKPAGKVVLTM, from the coding sequence ATGCAAGCCATCAGCCAGACCAGTGTCGGCGGTCCCGAAATCCTTACCCTGGTAACGCGCCCGGTCCCAACTCCAGGTGCCGGGGACGTTCTCGTCCGGGTCCGCGCCGCCGGCGTCAACCCGGTCGATATTGCTGTGCGCGCAGGCTGGTACCCCTTGCTCGGTGAACCGCCCTATACCATAGGCTGGGACATTTCCGGCATTGTCGAACAGATCGGTCCCGGTGTGACTGATTTCGCGATCGGCGACGAGGTCTTCGGCATGCCGCGGTTTCCCAAGGAAGCGGCTGCCTATGCCGAGTTCGTCATCGCCCCGGCTTCCGAGCTTTCATTCAAGCCGAAGAAGATCGACCATGCTCACGCCGGAGGCTTGCCACTCGCTGGTCTGACTGCATGGCAGGCCTTGGTCGGTGCCGGCAATATCAAGCATGGCCAACGCGTGCTGATCCACGCCGCGGCCGGCGGTGTTGGCCATCTGGCGGTTCAGATCGCCAAGGCACGCGGCGCTCATGTCGTGGCGACCACAAGTCCGGCCAAGGTGGATTTCGTTCGCAGCCTCGGCGCCGACGAGGTGATCGATTACACCACCACCGATTTTGCCGATGTCGCCAACGACATCGATCTCGTTCTGGAAACGATCGGCGGCGAGAACGCCGAACGCTCGCTCAAGACCTTGAAGAGCAATGGCACGCTGATCTCGCTCATCGGCATCTCCGACAAGGCCAAGGCCACGGCGAAGGAACTGGGTATCCGCAACGAACACATCTCGGTCGTGCCGGATCGCGAGGCGCTGGAAGAATTGTCCCGCCTGATCGAGGCAGGCAAGCTCGCCGTTCAGATGGCGAAGACATTCCCACTGGCGCAGGCGGGTGCCGCCCATACGTTCCTTGGTACCAAGCCGGCAGGAAAGGTCGTGCTGACCATGTGA
- a CDS encoding winged helix-turn-helix transcriptional regulator yields MDSTCEPYGYDAFRRTCPSHAVLEMLSSKWVYLTVSALRHGRMRNGELARKLEGITPKMLTQTLRVLERDGLVRRQVFPVIPPHVEYELTALGQDLAGLLDQIRSWSERHVPEIRNARLIAERGREVA; encoded by the coding sequence ATGGATAGTACCTGCGAACCCTATGGCTACGATGCGTTTCGGCGAACCTGTCCGTCGCATGCCGTGCTCGAAATGCTGTCCAGCAAATGGGTCTATCTGACCGTCAGCGCGTTGCGCCATGGGCGCATGCGCAACGGCGAATTGGCGCGCAAGCTGGAAGGTATCACCCCGAAGATGCTGACGCAGACGTTGCGCGTTCTCGAACGCGACGGTCTTGTGCGGCGCCAGGTGTTCCCGGTGATCCCGCCGCATGTCGAATATGAGCTGACTGCGCTGGGGCAAGATCTTGCCGGGCTGCTCGACCAGATCCGTTCCTGGTCTGAGCGGCATGTGCCGGAAATCAGGAATGCGCGTCTGATCGCCGAAAGGGGCAGGGAAGTCGCGTAG
- a CDS encoding flagellar export protein FliJ, whose translation MKSRENLVRLKQFQVNEKRRQLLQLDMMIAEFERMAGELEFQITAEEKKAGITDINHFAYPTFAKAARLRRDNLRNSQADLAQQRSAAESQLSEAETELSKAEMLESRDSRARETEIGGRSAMIG comes from the coding sequence ATGAAGTCACGCGAGAACCTCGTTCGACTGAAGCAATTTCAGGTGAATGAGAAACGGCGGCAGCTTCTTCAGCTCGACATGATGATCGCTGAGTTCGAACGCATGGCCGGTGAGCTGGAATTCCAGATCACCGCCGAAGAGAAAAAAGCCGGCATCACCGACATCAATCACTTCGCTTACCCGACCTTCGCAAAGGCGGCGCGGCTACGGCGCGACAATCTGAGAAATTCGCAGGCGGATCTCGCGCAACAGCGCAGCGCAGCCGAATCACAGCTTTCGGAAGCGGAAACCGAGCTTTCCAAGGCCGAGATGTTGGAATCACGTGATTCGCGTGCACGTGAGACCGAAATCGGCGGCCGCAGCGCCATGATCGGTTAA